In Silene latifolia isolate original U9 population chromosome X, ASM4854445v1, whole genome shotgun sequence, the following proteins share a genomic window:
- the LOC141619624 gene encoding protein FAR1-RELATED SEQUENCE 5-like → MTDLFCLFPFFRDHINVLSVISPDTIDFGISRVTWRGILRWAVFVREIFVRVIIAGLIMVGVIIVGHREGFRDFKPTILLVNGEEEEPMVKGYYPKKTKVTRIGFKARFFFKFVIKGIDQVLVTLFVVDQFHAAYNHLLSPLKSVKEYVDGYENIGACLTDFKNFGREIKCFIGLKDAQMFADAATRRNYALYGEAVTFDPTYSTNKYDMIFAPFTGVDHHKKSVTFGASLMSRENVQNFKWIFTKILDAMGGREPHCFFTNQYPTINIAVPAIFTTAAHRYCMWHIMKKLAEKLGTTVTKETDFVTRLNSVVWDSDLEPSDFEERWCLLISEFQLEDNAWLKYLFSKRQGWIPAYYRDIPLGCLLRTTQRSESENNFFKRFENPHGTLVEFWMRFQSAMDQQWHTQKSLDRDIDHSLPQTKTLLSLEVHASIVYMHALFYEFQQQCVDFLNSCSAGDSSREGSTRFLDVEDFIFYKTYTVAFNPSTFDATCSCKMFERKGYICKHIIWILSGKGAKKIPDKYLLSRWT, encoded by the exons atgaccgatctcttttgcctgttTCCCTTTTTCCGGGACCACATAAACGTCCTCAGTgtcatctctccagataccattgacttcgggatctcgagggtaacTTGGAGGGGCATTCTTCgatgggcagtttttgtgagggaaatttttgtgagggtaattattGCAGGGTTGATTATggtgggggtgattattgtggg TCACCGAGAAGGATTTAGGGATTTTAAGCCAACAATATTACTCGTTAATGGTGAAGAGGAGGAGCCAATGGTCAAGGGCTATTATCCGAAAAAGACTAAGGTTACTAGGATTGGTTTTAAAGCTAGGTTTTTCTTCAAATTTGTTATTAAAGGAATTGACCAAGTTTTAGTGACACTGTTTGTTGTTGATCAGTTTCATGCTGCCTATAACCACCTTCTTTCTCCACTGAA GTCTGTCAAGGAATATGTTGACGGCTATGAAAACATTGGAGCTTGTTTGACTGACTTTAAGAATTTTGGAAGGGAAATCAAGTGTTTCATAGGTCTTAAGGATGCTCAAATGTTT GCTGATGCAGCAACACGTCGTAATTATGCTCTATACGGTGAGGCGGTGACTTTTGACCCAACCTATTCAACTAATAAGTACGACATGATCTTTGCTCCCTTTACTGGTGTTGATCATCACAAGAAGTCCGTCACTTTTGGCGCTTCACTTATGTCTAGGGAGAATGTCCAGAATTTTAAATggattttcacaaaaattttagATGCTATGGGTGGAAGGGAACCCCATTGCTTCTTTACCAATCAATATCCTACTATAAATATTGCAGTCCCTGCTATTTTTACGACAGCTGCCCACCgctattgcatgtggcatattatGAAGAAATTAGCTGAGAAGTTAGGCACGACAGTGACCAAAGAGACTGACTTCGTCACTCGTCTAAATTCTGTTGTTTGGGATTCAGACCTAGAGCCTTCTGACTTTGAAGAGAGGTGGTGTTTGTTGATCAGTGAGTTTCAATTGGAAGATAATGCATGGTTGAAATATCTATTTTCCAAGCGGCAAGGTTGGATTCCGGCGTATTATCGTGATATTCCTCTTGGTTGCCTTTTAAGAACAACCCAACGCTCTGAGAGCGAAAACAACTTTTTTAAGCGGTTTGAGAATCCTCATGGCACACTTGTTGAATTTTGGATGCGCTTTCAGAGTGCTATGGATCAGCAATGGCACACCCAAAAATCTCTTGATAGAGATATTGATCACTCCTTACctcaaaccaaaacccttcttagCCTTGAGGTTCATGCATCCATTGTTTACATGCACGCACTCTTTTATGAATTCCAACAGCAGTGCGTTGATTTTCTAAACTCATGTAGTGCTGGGGATTCTTCAAGGGAGGGCAGTACAAGGTTTCTAGATGTTGAAGATTTTATCTTCTATAAGACTTATACTGTAGCATTTAATCCTTCAACGTTTGATGCAACATGTTCATGCAAGATGTTTGAGAGGAAGGGATACATATGCAAACACATCATCTGGATTTTATCAGGTAAAGGGGCCAAGAAGATACCTGATAAGTATCTTCTCAGTAGGTGGACATAG